A genomic region of Neisseria cinerea contains the following coding sequences:
- a CDS encoding CNP1-like family protein, which produces MRRAILLILTLTAGTSLAAGFSQKNTLLNTHYRETSEETATREFKEHTAALPPLPDTHSEGWFDIYVDEDYGKQPKILLNSLQIMPAPDTSIRYILNIRSDKGYDNLSAEGIFCARSSIRFGNDKLSSYKVFGYGDTVNRRWIQPRNTEWKPIGGTLGRNDALRAVLYAAFCEDGIPTDTRGLIQRLKERAGHYAPSMKQHSK; this is translated from the coding sequence ATGCGCCGCGCCATCCTTCTGATTCTGACCCTGACTGCCGGCACGTCCCTTGCCGCTGGCTTCAGCCAAAAAAATACGCTGCTCAATACACACTACCGTGAAACGTCTGAAGAAACTGCCACCAGGGAATTTAAAGAACATACTGCAGCATTGCCGCCGCTGCCCGATACGCACTCGGAGGGGTGGTTCGATATTTATGTGGATGAAGATTACGGCAAACAACCCAAAATCCTGCTCAACAGCCTGCAAATCATGCCGGCGCCGGACACCAGCATCCGCTATATCCTCAATATCCGCTCCGACAAAGGCTACGACAACCTGTCTGCCGAAGGCATATTCTGCGCCCGCTCATCCATCCGTTTCGGCAACGACAAACTTTCCTCCTACAAAGTATTCGGATACGGCGATACGGTCAACCGCCGTTGGATACAGCCTCGAAATACCGAATGGAAGCCGATAGGCGGTACACTCGGCCGAAACGACGCCTTACGCGCCGTGCTGTATGCGGCATTCTGCGAAGACGGCATACCGACCGACACGCGCGGCCTGATACAACGCCTGAAAGAACGTGCCGGACATTATGCGCCATCGATGAAACAACACTCCAAATAA
- a CDS encoding sulfurtransferase TusA family protein, whose product MNSETLDVIGLKCPLPILRAKKALAQMQQGDVLTVLATDGGAPGDFEAFCRQTGHVLLDASEQDGVFRLVVQHK is encoded by the coding sequence ATGAACAGCGAAACTTTGGACGTTATCGGGCTGAAATGCCCTTTGCCTATTTTGCGGGCTAAAAAGGCTTTGGCGCAAATGCAGCAGGGCGACGTGTTGACCGTTCTGGCAACCGACGGCGGCGCACCGGGGGATTTTGAGGCTTTTTGCCGCCAAACCGGTCATGTGCTGCTGGATGCTTCGGAGCAGGACGGCGTATTCAGGTTGGTCGTCCAACACAAATAA
- a CDS encoding NMCC_0638 family (lipo)protein produces MPSEMQIIRPIVLFVTFIFAACSAKNQPSDEDRQSFARIAVDLFRNACVSTQGGFKPVSAFADAGRFTLVGKDETLHMGPEVAEPDARALWMLEQDSGVYYLSLSDNSCSVKAKYADAAALLEHFSGLVRHPPQNKNLELRAEQSVQAPFETRQISYAWREAGSPEETVLTAQTVDSPDLPVQAVLNLTHRSHNGKPLILP; encoded by the coding sequence ATGCCGTCTGAAATGCAGATAATCCGCCCGATTGTGTTGTTTGTAACTTTTATTTTTGCTGCATGCAGTGCCAAAAATCAACCTTCCGACGAGGATCGACAAAGCTTTGCGCGCATTGCCGTCGATTTATTCCGGAATGCCTGCGTATCGACGCAGGGCGGTTTTAAACCGGTTTCAGCTTTTGCCGATGCCGGTCGTTTTACCCTTGTGGGCAAGGATGAAACGTTACACATGGGGCCGGAGGTTGCAGAGCCCGATGCACGGGCATTGTGGATGCTTGAACAGGATAGCGGTGTCTATTATCTGAGCCTGAGTGACAACAGTTGCAGCGTTAAGGCCAAATATGCTGACGCTGCCGCACTTTTGGAACATTTCTCAGGGCTTGTCCGACATCCGCCGCAAAATAAAAATTTGGAATTAAGGGCAGAACAGTCGGTGCAGGCACCGTTTGAAACCAGGCAAATCAGCTATGCCTGGCGGGAAGCGGGCAGCCCTGAAGAAACCGTATTGACCGCACAAACCGTCGATTCCCCGGATTTACCCGTACAGGCAGTATTGAACCTGACGCACCGTTCCCACAACGGGAAACCCCTAATTCTCCCCTGA
- the pyrC gene encoding dihydroorotase: MQTLTIIRPDDMHLHLRDGDALKAVAPYTARQMGRAVIMPNLKPPVVSVADALTYKARIMAVLPEGSAFEPLMTLYLTDNATPELVREAKAAGIVAFKLYPAGATTNSDSGVTDLFKLIPVLEEMAKQDVLFLVHGEVTDPEIDIFDREAAFIERVMKPVLAQVPNLKVVFEHITTAEAARLVLEAGDNVAASVTPQHLLLNRNDLLVGGVRPHHFCLPVLKRETHRQALVAAVTGEKAHKFFLGTDSAPHAKSAKENACGCAGMFSAMTAIELYAEVFEKAGALDKLEAFASKNGARFYGIPENTDTITLVKQSQTVPASVPYGDGELVPMRAGGEIGWTVQF; the protein is encoded by the coding sequence ATGCAAACCCTGACCATTATCCGCCCCGACGATATGCACCTGCACCTGCGCGACGGCGACGCGCTCAAAGCCGTTGCACCCTATACCGCCCGTCAGATGGGGCGTGCCGTCATCATGCCCAACCTCAAACCGCCCGTCGTCAGTGTAGCCGATGCGCTTACCTACAAAGCGCGTATTATGGCGGTGTTGCCCGAAGGCAGCGCGTTTGAGCCTTTGATGACGCTTTATTTGACTGATAACGCCACGCCGGAACTTGTACGCGAAGCCAAAGCCGCCGGCATCGTCGCCTTCAAACTTTACCCCGCCGGCGCGACGACCAATTCCGATTCCGGCGTAACCGACCTGTTCAAACTCATTCCTGTGTTGGAAGAAATGGCAAAACAGGACGTCCTGTTCCTCGTTCACGGCGAAGTAACCGACCCCGAAATCGATATTTTCGACCGTGAGGCCGCCTTTATCGAGCGCGTGATGAAACCCGTTTTGGCGCAAGTGCCGAATCTTAAAGTCGTGTTCGAACACATCACCACCGCCGAAGCCGCCCGCCTTGTTTTGGAAGCGGGCGACAACGTTGCCGCCTCCGTGACCCCGCAACACCTCCTGCTCAACCGCAACGACCTCTTGGTCGGCGGCGTGCGCCCCCATCATTTCTGCCTGCCCGTACTCAAACGCGAAACCCACCGTCAGGCATTGGTTGCCGCCGTTACCGGCGAGAAGGCGCATAAATTCTTCCTCGGCACCGACTCCGCGCCGCACGCCAAATCCGCCAAAGAAAACGCCTGCGGCTGCGCCGGTATGTTCAGCGCGATGACCGCCATCGAGCTTTACGCCGAAGTGTTTGAAAAAGCAGGCGCGTTGGACAAACTCGAAGCCTTTGCCTCGAAAAACGGCGCAAGGTTCTACGGCATTCCTGAAAATACCGACACGATCACCCTCGTCAAACAAAGTCAAACCGTTCCCGCAAGTGTTCCCTACGGCGACGGCGAACTTGTCCCGATGCGCGCGGGCGGCGAAATCGGCTGGACGGTGCAGTTTTGA
- the nusB gene encoding transcription antitermination factor NusB, whose product MKTARRRSRELAVQAVYQSLINRTAAPEIAKNIREMSDFAKADEELFNKLFFGTQTNAAEYIRQIRPLLDRDEKDLNPIERAVLLTACHELSAMPETPYPVIINEAIEVTKTFGGTDGHKFVNGILDKLAAQIRPDEPKRR is encoded by the coding sequence ATGAAAACAGCCCGCCGCCGTTCACGCGAGCTTGCCGTACAAGCCGTTTACCAATCCCTTATCAACCGCACCGCAGCACCCGAGATTGCTAAAAACATCCGCGAAATGTCCGACTTTGCCAAGGCAGACGAAGAATTGTTCAACAAACTTTTCTTCGGCACGCAAACTAATGCGGCAGAGTACATCCGACAAATCCGCCCGCTGCTCGACAGGGATGAAAAAGACCTCAACCCCATCGAACGCGCCGTCCTGCTGACCGCCTGCCACGAGCTGTCCGCCATGCCCGAAACACCCTACCCCGTCATCATCAACGAAGCCATCGAAGTAACCAAAACCTTCGGCGGTACGGACGGGCACAAATTTGTCAATGGCATCCTCGACAAACTCGCCGCCCAAATCCGCCCTGACGAGCCCAAACGCCGTTGA
- the ribH gene encoding 6,7-dimethyl-8-ribityllumazine synthase → MNTIAPNLDGKHLRIGIVQARFTNEIGSEMLKVCCRTLQELGVADENITVATVPGALEIPIALMNLASSEKFDALIAIGVVIRGETYHFELVSNESGAGVSRVALDYNIPIANAVLTTENDAQAIERIEEKASDAAKVAVECANLVNLLLEEQFEDEE, encoded by the coding sequence ATGAACACCATCGCCCCCAACCTTGACGGAAAACACCTCCGCATCGGCATCGTACAGGCACGTTTCACCAACGAAATCGGCAGCGAAATGCTCAAAGTCTGCTGCCGCACCCTCCAAGAATTGGGCGTGGCAGACGAAAACATTACCGTCGCCACCGTACCCGGCGCACTTGAAATCCCGATCGCGCTGATGAACCTTGCCTCTTCCGAAAAGTTTGACGCACTGATTGCCATCGGCGTCGTCATCCGTGGCGAAACCTACCATTTCGAGCTGGTTTCCAACGAATCCGGCGCAGGGGTCAGCCGCGTCGCACTCGACTACAACATCCCGATTGCCAATGCCGTCCTGACCACGGAAAACGACGCACAGGCAATCGAACGGATTGAAGAAAAAGCCTCGGATGCCGCCAAAGTCGCCGTCGAATGCGCCAACCTCGTCAACCTCCTGCTCGAAGAACAGTTTGAAGACGAAGAATAA
- a CDS encoding DUF2185 domain-containing protein translates to MNAFAQALSSALDRCIATHAVVKQNQPVGFLYREAPVFENDSGWRFFSGDETDEYTDDPDNFSILSIAEITRTNPGIDALLSQPEGSAWELAEDGTFQTVADWQPKD, encoded by the coding sequence ATGAACGCATTTGCACAAGCACTTTCCTCGGCACTCGACCGCTGTATCGCCACCCATGCCGTAGTCAAACAAAACCAGCCCGTCGGCTTCCTCTACCGCGAAGCCCCCGTTTTCGAAAATGACAGCGGCTGGCGTTTCTTCAGCGGCGACGAGACCGACGAATACACCGACGATCCGGACAACTTCAGCATCCTCAGCATTGCCGAAATCACCAGAACCAACCCGGGAATCGACGCCCTGCTCTCACAACCCGAAGGCAGCGCATGGGAGCTTGCCGAAGACGGCACATTCCAAACCGTCGCCGACTGGCAACCTAAGGACTGA